From the Acidobacteriota bacterium genome, one window contains:
- a CDS encoding DUF59 domain-containing protein: MVDESREERVTPDAGGTTGTPDASTAPGAGEAAPGWDFGSLSAPAEPKPQPPADFGTPDPLKALELRPLIIEAISTVFDPEIPVNIFELGLIYDIEVDAEARVRVRMTLTSPACPSAQQLPVDVRYKVKAVAGVTDATVEVVWDPPWSMDKMSDVARLSLGL, translated from the coding sequence ATGGTCGACGAATCGCGCGAGGAGCGCGTGACGCCGGATGCGGGCGGCACGACCGGGACACCAGACGCCTCGACCGCGCCGGGAGCTGGCGAGGCGGCCCCAGGGTGGGATTTCGGCTCACTGAGCGCGCCGGCTGAACCGAAGCCCCAGCCACCCGCCGACTTCGGCACCCCCGACCCGCTCAAGGCGCTGGAGCTTCGTCCCCTGATCATCGAAGCCATCTCGACGGTGTTCGACCCGGAGATCCCGGTGAACATCTTCGAGCTCGGTCTCATCTACGACATCGAGGTCGACGCCGAGGCCCGGGTGCGGGTCCGGATGACGCTGACGAGCCCGGCCTGCCCGTCGGCGCAGCAACTGCCCGTCGACGTGCGCTACAAGGTCAAGGCTGTCGCGGGCGTGACCGACGCGACCGTCGAGGTGGTGTGGGACCCGCCCTGGTCGATGGACAAGATGTCGGACGTCGCGCGCCTGTCGCTCGGCCTGTGA